Genomic DNA from Candidatus Methylomirabilota bacterium:
CTCGCAGCCGGTGGGAAGAGTCGGTCGACATCCTGCTCAAGGCGTTTCGCGGCGAGCCCTTCACCTACGATGGCAAGCTCTTCAAGATCCCCGAGACGTCCGTGTTCCCGCAGCCGCTTCAGCAGCCGCACCCGCCCATCTGGGTCACCGCGCAGAGCCCGGAGTCCATCGAGGCGACCGTTCGCCGCGGATTCAATGTCCTCACGGGAGGCTTCGGAGTGCCCATCGAGCGGATGGCGGAGTTCCGCCGCCTCTTCGATCGCCTGGTAGCCGAGGCCAAGCCGGCGCGGACGCTCGAGGTCGGCGTGCAGCGCGCCGTCTACGTGACGCACAGCGAGGCGGATGCGCGGGCCGCCGCCGAGGAGGCGCGCTGGAACATGCGGGTGACCCTTAGCCTGCGCAACCACTACGAGCGGGTGGAGGGGGGCCGCGCCATCGCGGTGCCGGCGCCGAAGGAGCCCGACCTCGATGACCTGCTGGAGCGCTACCTGGTCATCGGCACCCCGGACACGTGCATCCGTCAGATCAAGCGCATCCAGGAGCTCGTGGGCATCTCGCACTTCAACTGCAGCTTCTGGTTCGGCGACCTCGAGCACCCGCGCATCCTGAAATCGATGGAGCTCTTCGCCCGCGAGGTCATGCCCGCCTTCAGCTGATCTCGCCTGAACTATTCACGAGCGCACGCACCGCATCCTGGCCCCCCTCACCCGGCCCTCTCCCCCACCGGGGCTAGGGATCAAAATGAATCCCTCTCCCTCGGAGAGGGAGAGGGCAGGGTGAGGGTGGCACGGTCTCGTCGAATGGTCCAGGCTAGCGCCGTCCGTCCGTCGTCAGACCTCCCACCAGCGAGCGATCTCGGCCTCCAAGCGGATGGCGTCCGGGTAGCGTCGCTCGACCTCACGGATGCACTCCTCGGCCTCCGACTCGGTCGGTACCAGGTCGGGGCGGGCCACCGAGAAATCGTAGACGGACAGCGAATCGGTCGGCAGAATCACGTCGAGAGAAAGAGCATCGACATTTCGATGGCGCAAGACCGTTTCGTACACGCGGCGATACACGCTTGGGTCGTAGGACACGGGGGCATCGCCTGACCCTGCCCGACCCTCGCC
This window encodes:
- a CDS encoding LLM class flavin-dependent oxidoreductase, yielding MTIKFGTFLLMQSPSARSSQEIYTRALDIAQAAETLGFRNVWLAEHHFSTYGYLSRPAQLATYIAAKTTRLRVGTAVIVVPLHHPLVIAEEIATLDLLAGGRVDIGLGRGYQHYEFERLGLELDTARSRWEESVDILLKAFRGEPFTYDGKLFKIPETSVFPQPLQQPHPPIWVTAQSPESIEATVRRGFNVLTGGFGVPIERMAEFRRLFDRLVAEAKPARTLEVGVQRAVYVTHSEADARAAAEEARWNMRVTLSLRNHYERVEGGRAIAVPAPKEPDLDDLLERYLVIGTPDTCIRQIKRIQELVGISHFNCSFWFGDLEHPRILKSMELFAREVMPAFS